Genomic window (Bosea vaviloviae):
GCGATCAAGGCCTCCGAGCGCGGCGCCTACGAGTATCTGCCCAAGCCCTTCGACCTGAAGGAGCTCGTCGCCATCGTCGGCCGCGCCCTGTCGCGGCCGCGCGGCGATGGTGGCAGGGCCAATGCGGCCGAGCCTGACGATATTCCCCTGATCGGCCGCTCGCCGGCGATGCAGGACGTCTACCGCGCGCTTGCCCGGTTGATGCCGATCGATCTCACCGTGATGATCAACGGCGAGTCCGGCACCGGCAAGGAGCTGGTCGCGCGGGCGCTGCACGATTACGGCAAGCGCAAGAACGGTCCATTCGTGGCGATCAACATGGCCGCGATCCCGAAGGACCTGATCGAATCCGAGCTGTTCGGCCATGAGAAGGGCGCCTTCACCGGTGCGCTGACGCGCTCGTCGGGCCGCTTCGAGCAGGCCGAGGGCGGCACGCTCTTCCTCGACGAGATCGGGGACATGCCGATGGAGGCTCAGACGCGCCTGCTGCGCGTGCTGCAGCAGGGCGAATACACCACCGTCGGCGGCCGGACGCCGATCAAGACCAATGTCCGCATCGTAGCCGCGACCAACAAGGATCTGCGCATCTCCATCGCGCAGGGGTTGTTCCGCGAGGATCTGTTCTTCCGGCTCAATGTGGTGCCGATCCGCCTGCCGCCCTTGCGCGAGCGCGTCGAGGACATTCCGGATCTGGCGCGCCATTTCTTCGCGCTGGTCGAGAAGGAGGGGCTGCCGCACAAGCAGATCGATTCGGAAGCGATGGACGTGATGCGGCGCTATCGCTGGCCCGGCAACGTCCGCGAGCTCGAAAATCTCGTCCGCAGGCTCGCGGCGCTCTATCCGCAGGAGACCATCACGGCGCCGATCGTCGATGCGGAGCTCCAGCCGGCTTCGCCGACGACGAGTTTTTCGGGCGGATCGGCGCCCGAGCGGGCCGAAACGCTGTCGGGCTCGGTCGAGCGCCATCTCAACCAGTATTTCGGCGGCTTCGGCGATAATATCCCGCCGCCTGGCCTGTATCACCGCATTCTGCGCGAGGTCGAGCCGCCTTTGATTGCTGCAGCCCTGGCCGCGACGCGGGGCAATCAGATCCGCGCCGCCGAATTGCTCGGCCTGAATCGCAACACGCTGCGCAAGAAGATTCGCGAATTGGACATGCAGGTCGTGCGCTCGCCGCGCTAGAGCAGGATGCGAAAAAGTGGGAACCGGTTTTTCGCAATCGATCCTGCTCTAACTCTTTGATGAGAGACGGATTCAGATTTCAGTCGGGATCACTTGGTGATCCCGACTGAAATCATCCGGCTCTGAGGCTTCTGCCGGGGGCCGGCCCGCCGCCTTTCATATGTCGCATTTTGACAACACCGTTGCGGCGGCGCATCTATGCCGCCCGCAAGCTTGGACGTCCGTCCGCGCTTGCTGCACCGGAGTTGTCGAAGAACCGTGTCAGCCTCGATCAGCGATGTCAGAATCATGCCGCGTGGGGAGGATCCGCCACGCCGTGTGTCGGGCTGGCTCGGCGCAATCGTCGTCGTTTTCGCACTTGTCTCGGCGCTCGTCACCTTCCTGGTGCTGTCAGGCGTCACGCCGATCGCCCCGGTCCATGAGGTGGTCGTCGGCGTCTTCATCCTCAACGCCCTGCTGATCCTGCTGCTGCTTGTCATCGTCGCTTTCGAGACGGCGGTACTGATCCGGGCGCGGCGAGCCGGCGCCGCTGCGGCCGGCCTTCATGTCAGAATCGTCGGTCTTTTCAGCATCATCGCGACATTGCCTGCGATTCTGGTCGCGGTGATCGCGACCGTGACCATCGAGCGCGGGCTGGAGCCCTGGTTCTCCGACCGGATGCGCGACGCGATCTTCAAATCGGTCGAGGTCGCCGATGCCTATGCCGCGGGACAGTGCAAGTCGCTCGGGCGCGAGATCCGGATCTTCGCTGACGATCTGGCACGCGCGAAGCCTGCCTTCGATGTCGACCGCAAATGGTTCGAGAACTTCCTGACGGCGCGCGCGACAGCTCTCGGCGTGCCGGTGGCGGCGATCATGAGCCCGCCCGACAAGGTGCTGGTGCGGGCGAATATCGATATTCTGCGCGATGCACCCAAGCCGGACCAGGCTGCGTTCGACGATGCGCAATCAGCCCCGGAGCCGATCTGCGTCGTGCCCGAGACCAACCGGATCTTTGGCGCGCTCGTCAAACTGCCGACCTACGACAACGGGTTTCTCTACATCGCTCGCGAGGTTGATCCGCTTGCGGTCGAGTTTCCCGCCGTCGCGCGCGGAGCGGCGGTCGAATATCTCGCCATCGACGCCCGGCGAAAGGGCGTGCAGATCGCCTTCGCCTCGATGTACGGGCTGATCGCGGTGATCCTGCTGCTCTCGGCGATCTGGCTCGGTCTCAGCTTCGCCAACGGCCTCGTCGCACCGATCCGGCGGATGATCCATGCGACCGACCAGGTCTCCAGCGGCAATTTCTACGTCCAGGTGCCGATCCGACGATCGGAGGGGGATCTTGCCCATCTCGGCGAGACCTTCAACAAGATGACGGCGGAGTTGCGCCGGCAGCGCGATGGCTTGGTGACCGCAAGCGAAGTGATCGACCGACGACGGCGCTTCACCGAGACGGTTCTGTCGGGCGTCTCTTCGGGCGTCGTTGGTCTCGATGGCGACGGCCATATCACCATCATCAATCGCTCCGCCGAGGGGCTGCTCGGCACTGGCGGGCGGGTCTTTGGCGAGCCGATCGCACAGGTCGCCCCCGAGATCGCCGCCTTCGTCGGCGATGCGCTGCATGGCCGTCAGCGGCAGAGCGCCGGCCAGGTCGCGATCACCCGAGCCGGGCGCGACCGCATGGTCAATGTCCGCGCCGTTCGCGAAGGCGAGGGGGCGGGCGCCGGGCTCGTGGTGACGCTCGACGACATCACCGATCTGGTCTCGGCGCAGCGCACGGCCGCCTGGGCCGATGTCGCGCGCCGTATCGCCCATGAAATCAAGAACCCGCTGACGCCGATCCAGCTCTCGGCCGAGCGCATCCGTCGCAAGTTCGGTCGCGTCATCGTCGAGGACAAGGAGATCTTCGACCAGTGTACCGCCACCATCGTCCGCCAGGTCGAGGATATCCGGCGCATGGTCGATGAATTCTCCTCTTTCGCCCGCATGCCCAAGCCGTCGCTGTCTCGCGACGACATCGTCGAGACGGTGCGCCAGATCATCTTCCTGATGCGGGTCGGCAACCCAGAGCTGACGATCTCGGAGAACTTGCCGGCGGCGCCGGTGTTAGCCCAGTTCGACCGCCGATTGATCTCGCAGGCACTGACCAATGTGATCAAGAACGCGACGGAGGCGATCGAGGCGGTGCCGATGGAGACGCGTGGACCCGGCCAGATCGAGGTCGCGTTCGCGCGCTATGAGGATGGTCGGATCGTCATCGACGTGATCGACAACGGCAAAGGCCTGCCCGCCGACCAGCGCCAGAAGCTGCTGGAGCCCTATATGACGACGCGCGAGGGCGGCACCGGTCTGGGACTGGCGATCGTCGGCAAGATTCTCGAGGACCATGGCGGCGGGATCGAGCTTCTAGACCGACCCGACGCCGCGGAGGGGCGGCGCGGGGCGCGGGTCCGGCTCTGGTTCCCCGAAACCGGCCCCACTGAGGATCCGGACAACGAGACTGCGAATGGCCGCGACGTGAGCGCGTCTGACGCCCGAGACAAGCGAAATGGAATTGCCGTATGAGCGCCGATATTCTGGTCGTTGATGACGAAGTCGATATTCGCGAGCTGGTGGCCGGCCTGCTGGAGGATGAGGGCTACCGCACGCGCAAGGCGGGCTCCGCCGATGAGGCGCTGGCGGCGATCGCTGCGCGCCGGCCCAACCTCGTCTTCCTCGACATCTGGCTGCAGGGCAGCCGGCTCGACGGTCTGCAGGTGCTCGAACTGATCAAGGAGAGCCATCCCGACCTCGCGGTGGTGATGATCTCGGGCCATGGCAACATCGAGACGGCCGTCTCTGCGATCAAGAGTGGCGCCTATGACTTCATCGAGAAGCCGTTCAAGGCGGACCGCCTCGTGCTCGTGGCCGAGCGGGCGCTGGAGGCTTCACGCCTCAGGCGCGAGGTCCGCGAGCTGAAGAAGGGCTCGGTGCAGGCCAGCCGCATCGTCGGCCGCTCGACTGTGGTCAATCAGTTGCGCCAGACGATCGAACGCGTCGCACCCACCAATGCCCGCGTGCTGATCAGCGGCGAGCCGGGCTGCGGCAAGGAATTGACGGCCCGCACGCTGCACGAGGCGTCGAGCCGCTCCTCGGCGCCCTTCATCGTCATCAATGCGGCGACGATCACGCCCGACACGATGGAAGAGGAGCTGTTCGGCGTCGAGGGCGGAGAGGGCCGGACGCGCCGCGTCGGCGCGCTCGAGGAAGCCCATGGCGGCTCGCTCTATATCGACGAGATCGGCGATATGCCGCGCGAGACGCAAAACCGCATCCTGCGCGTGCTGGTCGATCAGAATTTCCAGCGTGTCGGCGGCGCAACGCGCGTGCATGTCGATGTGCGGATCATTTCCTCGACCAGCCGCGACCTGGCGCAGCTGATCAGCGAAGGGCTGTTCCGCGAGGACCTCTATCACCGCCTCAGCGTCGTGCCGGTCAAGGTGCCGGCGCTGTCGGAGCGGCGCGAGGACGTACCGGAATTGATCGAGTTCTTCATGGACCAGATCTCGGTCGCGACCGGGCTGCCGAAGCGGCGCATCGGCTCGGACGCGATGGCCGTGCTGCAGTCGCATGAATGGCCCGGCAATGTCCGCGAGCTGCGCAACAATGTCGAGCGACTGATGATCCTGACCAAGGGCGATCCGACGGCGGATGTCACGGTCGAGATGCTGCCGGCCGAGGTCGGCGCCATGGTGCCGACGACGCCGTCCGGCTCGGGCGGCGAACGGCTGATGAGCCTGCCGCTGCGCGACGCGCGTGAGATCTTCGAGCGCGAATATCTCATCGCCCAGATCGCCCGCTTTTCCGGCAATATCTCGCGAACCGCCGAGTTCATCGGGATGGAGCGCTCGGCCTTGCATCGCAAGCTGAAGTCGCTCGGGGTCGGTTGAACGGCGGCTAAGCGCTGATTGCATATCCGTCTGCACGATACGCAGGCGTCATGCGCAAATAGGATGCGGCATCGCCCTTGCTTTGTCATAGAACACGACGATCTAATGCAGGATCGGTGTTTCGAAGCGGTGCGCTCGCGCGTGACCGCGAACGAAACGAAATGGATCGCGGGTGCAACCCGATGAGAGATCCCAACAATAGGGGCTACCCATGGCCGCAGAGCGGGCACAAAACCTTCAGGACACTTTCCTCAATCACGTTCGCAAGCAGAAGATTCCTCTGACGATCTTCCTCGTCAACGGCGTGAAGCTGCAGGGCGTCGTCACCTGGTTCGACAATTTCTGCGTGCTGCTGCGGCGCGACGGACATTCGCAGCTCGTTTACAAGCATGCGATCTCGACGATCATGCCGGGCCACCCCGTGCAGCTGTTCGAGCCCGAGGAAGTGGACAAGGCCTGAGCCTCATGGCCGGTCGCGACGGGGCAGACGAGATCGAAAAGACCGTCAAGCCGCTTGACGAGATCGAACGCGATATCGCTGCCAATACACGCGCCTATGTCGTCGGCCCGTATTCGCAGCGCCGCGGCGGCGCGGGCAGCGCTGACACGAATCAGCGCTCCTTCGCGGCACGGCTCGATGAGGCCGTCGGCCTCGCCGCCGCCATCGACCTGACCGTCATCGAGCCGATCCAGGTTCTGCTCACGGCGTTTCGTCCTGCGACCTATCTCGGCAAGGGCAAGGTCGAGGAGCTGGCCGAGCGCATCAAGATCGAGGAAATCGGCCTCGTCGTGATGGATTGCGGGTTGTCGCCGGTGCAGCAGCGCAATCTCGAGAAAGCTTTCGGCTGCAAGGTGATCGACCGCACCGGCCTGATCCTCGAGATCTTCGGTCGGCGGGCGCGCACACGTGAAGGCACGCTGCAGGTCGAGCTTGCACATCTCAACTACCAGAAGAGCCGACTGGTGCGGTCCTGGACCCATCTCGAGCGCCAGCGCGGCGGCTTCGGCTTCCTCGGCGGCCCCGGCGAGACGCAGATCGAGGCGGACCGGCGCATCATCCAGGAGCGCATGACCAAGATCGAGCGCGATCTCGAGAGCGTGAAACGGACGCGCTCGCTCCATCGCGTCAGCCGTAAACGTGTGCCTTATCCTGTGGTTGCGTTAGTCGGTTATACCAATGCTGGAAAATCGACGCTGTTCAACCGGCTGACCTCGGCCGAGGTGCTGGCGCAGGACATGCTGTTTGCCACGCTGGACCCGACCGCACGCGCGATCAAGCTGCCGCACGGCGCGCGGATCATGCTCTCGGACACGGTCGGCTTCATCTCGGACCTGCCGACGCAGCTCGTCGCGGCCTTCCGCGCGACGCTGGAAGATGCAATCGAGGCCGATGTGCTGCTGCATATCCGCGATATGGCGCATGAGGACACGCAGGCGCAGGCGGCCGACGTGCAAGGCATCCTGCGCGATCTCGGCATCGATCCCGATGACGGCCAGCGTGTGGTCGAGGTCTGGAACAAGTCGGACCTGCTCGATGGGTCGGAACGCGAGCGCCAGCTTGGCCTCGTCACGTTGAAGCCCGAGGCCTCGCGGCCGGTGCTGGTCTCGGCGCTGACCGGCGATGGCGTTGCCCGGCTGACGGATGCGATCGAAACGCGCATTGCCAGGAGCCGACCGGTCTATCGGCTGGTGCTGGCGCCCGGCGACGGCAAATCGCTTGCCTGGCTGCACGCCAATGGTGAAATCCTGGAGCGGGCGGATGCCGAGGACGGGGCGCTGAGCCTCACCGTGCGGCTGCCGCCGGAGCGGGAAGGGGCCTTTGGCGCGCGGTTCCCGGAGGCGGAACGGCAAAATTGAGGTGACAGCTCGCGCCTGCCGATTCGTCTGTTCGATGCGCAGGTTTGATCGAGGCTAGAGCGATGCTCGGACTCAAGCACAATGTGAACGTCCTGGTCGACTACGACTCTGATTGGGAAATTGCATTTCGCGAGGAGCGCAAGCGGATCGAGGATGCCCTCGGCGACTCGGCCAAGGGCGTCGAACACTACGGTTCGACATCGATAATCGGGATGCGGGCCAAACCCATTCTGGATATTCTCGTCGGCGTCGCGCCGTTCGACGATTGGGCGAAATGCCGGGCTCCGCTGGAACAGCTCGGCTACGACTACGCGCCGAATGCGGGCGTTCCCGGAAACCACATGTTTGGCGTGGCCGGGATCTAACCGAGCGAACGCATCTCGTCCATGTGGTGGAGTATCTCGGCGAACACTGGAGGCCGAACCTTGCCTTCAGGGATGCGCTCCGGACGGATTCTGCGTTGCGCTTGGCCTATCTCGCCGAGAAGGAGCGCGCCATCACGGCCGCGCCGGAAGGACGGGCAAAGTACAACGCGCTGAAGCACGCATTCATTGCGCGGATCAAGGCTGGTCTGGCGTCCTAGCTGTCTGCTGCCGAGGAGGCTCTACGTTCGGCTCGCTTGACTGCTTGCCAAAGCGCTTCCATCTCGTCGAGCGTAGCGTCCTTCGCCGAGCGCCCCTGAGCCTCCAGCGCGGCCTCGATGCCCTTGAAGCGGCGCTCGAACTTGGCGTTGGCGGCATGGAGGCAGCCTTCCGGGTCGGCATCGACATGGCGGGCGAGATTGGCGACGACGAAGAGCAGATCGCCGATTTCCTCGCGGATCGCCGCCTTGTCGCCCAGCGTAAGCGCCTCCTCGATCTCGGCGGTCTCTTCCCGAACCTTGTCGAGCACGAGCCTGGCGTCGTTCCAATCGAAACCGACGGTCGAGGCTTTGGCCTGGAGTTTCCAGGCGCGGCTGAGCGCGGGCAGGCTCTGGGTGACGCCGGCCAGCACGCCCTTGTCCTCGCCCTGCTCGGGTAGCCCCGCCGCTTGCCGCACGGCTGCCTTCTCGGCCTTCTCCTGCGCCTTGATGCTGTGCCAGAGCGCCTTGACCTCGGCGGGAGACAGATCGCGCGCATCGCCGAAGACATGCGGGTGGCGGCGGATCATCTTGGTGGTGACGGCCTCGACCACGTCGGGAAAGGCGAAAGCGCCTTCCTCCTCCGCCATCTGCGCGTGGTAGACCACCTGCAGCAGCAGATCGCCGAGCTCGTCCTTGAGGTCGAGCCTGTCGCCGCGAGCGATCGCGTCGGCGACCTCATAGGCCTCCTCGACCGTATAGGGCGCGATCGAGGCGAAGTCCTGCTCCAGATCCCAGGGGCAGCCCGTGCCGGACGTGCGGAGCGCCGCCATGATCTCGATCAGGCGGGCGATGTCGCGAGAAGGCTTCAACGCTGCAAATCTCCGTGAAGTGAGATAGCCTCGTCCCATGATTCAAGTGACCCCGTCCATCGCGATCGACGAGAGCGAGCTCGAGGAAAGCTTCGTGCGCGCCTCTGGCCCAGGCGGCCAGCACGTCAACAAGGTGTCGAGCGCAGTCCAGCTCAAATTCGACATCCGGCGCTCGCCCTCACTGCCCAACGACGTCGCGGTGCGCCTGATGAAGCTCGCCGGCAGCCGGCTGACGCAGGATGGCGTCATCGTCATCGTGGCGCAGGCGCAGCGCAGCCAGAAGCGCAACCGCGAGGAGGCGCGGGAACGCCTGCTTGAGCTGATCCGGGCGGCGGCGGTCCGCCCGCAGACGCGCCGGCCGACGAAACCGACAAAGGCCTCTAAGGAGAGGCGGCTGGTCTCCAAGGACAAGCGCGCCTCGATCAAGGCCGGCCGCTCCAAGCCGGGGGCGGATTAGTGGCGGGTGAAGCTTCGGGCGTGCCGCGCGAGAAGCGGCAGGTCGACAAGCGGCATGAGCGCAAGCCACCACGTCGCATCACCCCCGACTATCTGCAGCGCGCCGCCATGCATTATCTCGAACGCTATGCGGCGCCCGCAGCGCAGCTTCGCCGCGTGCTGGAGCGCAAGGTCGTGCTGAGCTGCCGCCACCACGGCGACGAGCCCGGCCGGTTCTCAAGCTTGCTCGATGAAGTGGTGGCGCGCTGCGTCGCCTCCGGACTGGTCGATGACCGTCGTTTCGCCGAGGCGCGCGCGGCGAGCTTGCGCCGGCGAGGCCAGTCCACGCGGGCGGTGGCGGCGAAGCTGACGGCAAAGGGCGTGACGCGTGATCTCGCGGCCGAGGCAAGTGCCGTTGAGCCGGATGACGAATTGGCCGCGGCGCGCATCGCCGCGAAACGCAAGCGGATCGGCCCCTGGCGACGCCCCGACCGCCCTTTCGAGCGGCAGAAGGAAATCGCAGCGCTGGCCCGCGCCGGTTTCTCGATGACGATCGCCCGCACCGTGATCGACGATGGCGGTGGTTGATGATGCCTCCCTGACGGAAAGTGTAGATCGCCTGCGTCAGGGCATGGCGTTGTTCGCTGTTGTCGAGGCCGGCGTGGCATCGTCTTCGAAGGCTTGATTCTTAAGCCAGCCATGAGTGACGGAGAGAATGATGCGGGCCACATATAAATTTGCGCTGGCCGCACTGTTGTCATGCTTCTTCGCGGATGCGGCCCGAGCCGCGCCATTCGATCCGGCCAGGGTCGATCTGGCCGACGTCCTGGCTTGCAAGATCGATGGAGGTCATTATGTCGGCTTTGCGGTATCGATCAGCGATAATGGCAGTCCGGGTAGCGCCAAGGCGCGTGGCTGGGTGAAGATTCCGACCAAGAGCCTGATGTTCTCATCATACCGCCTTCCCAAACCGCTTGGCGTCTTTGGCTACACCACCAGTACCGTCGCCTTCACCAGTTCTGCGATGTTTGCGGTCCTGGATTTGCAGAACCCCACCGCACTCGGACTGGCGCAGGGTGTCACCAATATCCTTGAGGGTTCCGGGCAATTCATGGGCGAGCGCCTCGTAGATCAATCGACCCGAGTGGACAAGGAAACCGGATTTGGCTTCAAGAACCGGTCAGCCCTGCAGATCACAACAAATTCGGCTTTTCCGGGTAAGACGCTGATCGGGTGCAGCTATGACGGAAAACTGCAATTTCCTGCATTATGATGGGCTCACTGCACGAGAATGCCGGGCATTGGATATGACGCTTGCCGAATACAGCAGGCACCGTTCTTCTGACTCTCATGAAGCCGATGGAGCCGGTAGGGCGGTGCGCCGCCCTACCGGCCTATCCGGAGAATGCCGTCACTCGAGCTTGACGTTGGCGTCCTTCACGACGGCACCCCAGCGCGCGACCTCCGCCTTCACGAATTTGCCGAATTCGTCGCCAGCAATGTCCGGGATAGGCGATCCGTTCTTCTGCCAGACATCGACGATCAGCTGGGCCTTCAACGCCTTGGCGACTTCGCTGCGCATGCGCGCGACGATCTCCGGCGGCGTGCCTTTGGTCGCCCAGAGCGCGTACCAGGTCGCAACCTCGTAGCCGTCGAGCCCGGCTTCCTTGGCTGTCGGGACTGTAGCGATCACCTCGGAGCGCGTCGGAGCAGCAACAGCCAGCGCACGCAGCGTGCCGCCTGAAATCTGTGCCGCGGAGGAGCCGAGCCCGTCGAACATCACATCGACCTGACCGGCGACGAGATCCTGCATGGCTGGGCCGGCACCGCGATAAGGCACATGGGTGAGTGGCGCCTTCGCCAGCAGCTTGAACAGCTCGCCGGCGAGGTGATGCGTCGTGCCGTTGCCGGCCGACGCATAGTTCAGCTTGTCGGGGTTGGCCTTGGCGAAGGCGATCAGCTCGGCAAGAGTCTTGGCCTCGACCTTCTTGGGATTGACGACGATGACCTGCGGCGGTTGCGCGATCACGGCGACAGGGATGAAATCCTTCTCGATGTTATAGTCGAGCCTCGGATAGAGCGCCGGCGCGATAGCGTGATGGGCGGCGCCAACGAAGAAGGTGTAGCCATCGGGCGCGGCTTTCGAGGCAGCCGAGGCGCCGACCGTGCCGCCTGCGCCGCCGCGGTTGTCGATGATGATGCGCTGACCGAGCTGCTGCTCCAGCTGCGCCGCGATCGGCCGGGCGAAGGTATCCGTGCCGCCGCCGGCGGGGAAAGGCACGATGAAGGTGATCGATTTCGTCGGCCAGGTCTGCGCGACGGTTGGAGCCGTCGCTGTCGTTGCGAGCCCGGCCGCGGTGAGCAGCAGCAGGATTCGGCGTGAGATGAACATGATGAGAGACCTCCCGTGAATTGTGAAATCAGGCTCTTTTCGGCCATTTCTGATGAAAAGCGCTGCGATCGCGTCCGCTATCTCGCGGATTAGGGCATTAGACTGTTGCTTTAGCAAGTACATGGCCCGGGAGTGCAGGCATCAGGTGATTGACTTCCTTCGCCTTGCCACCGATCAGGAACGTCATGAGCCGCCTCGACAGTTTCATCCGCCGTCTTGAGGCCCAGCGCCGGGTTCTGGACTGGGCTGCCGCCGCCATCACGGGTCGTGACGGGCTCGTGCTCGAGCTCGGCCTCGGCAATGGCCGGACTTACGACCATTTGCGCGAGATTCTGCCGGAACGCGTGATCTACGCCTTCGATCGTGAGGCCAGGGCCAATCCGCGTTCGCTGCCGCCGCCCGAGGCGCTGGTGCTGGGCGATATGGCGCAGACGCTGCCGGTTTTCGCCGCCACGCATGGTCGCTGCGCGGTTCTGCTCCATGTCGACGCTACGACCGGTGTGCCCGAGCGCGACGCCGTGGCATTGGCCTGGCTGCCAGGGCACGTCGCGGCGCTCGCCGCGGACGACGCGCTCATCATCAGCGGATCGGAATTGATCGACGAGGCGCTGCTGGTGACACCTTTGCCCGAGGGCGTGCCGCTCGGACGCTACTTCGCCTATCGGCGCAGGGCGAAGGCCTGAGCAGCCCCTTTTCGGCGACAATTGGTCAAGATGGTTCAGGCATAGCAGGCCATGGCGCGCCTTGCCGCGCATGTAGACAAGAGCGCTGCCGATCGGCCGGTCCTCGCCGCCGGTAGGCGAAATGTCCCTTGCTGGAGAGGCAGGGTTGCAGAACGCTGTGAATGCCCTCGTTGCGGCAGGAGCCTTGCAGAAGATCAGCTGATTGCTCCGCTCTTAATTTTGCCAGCTATCTGTCATTCGGCGAGCGCTTCCTTGCGCGTCCGCAGGATCGTAGGCGACAACAGCGCCAGCAGCAGGACGGCGACGACGGTGAGCAGTACGGCGCTGATCGGCCGCGACAGGAACACCGAGAAATCCCCCTCCGACAACAGCATGGCGCGGCGGAAATTCTCCTCGAGCTGCGGGCCCAGCACCAGGCCCAGCAGCAGCGGTGCGGGCTCGACCCCGACCTTGATGAAGAAGTATCCGATACCGGCGCATGCCAGCATCAGCCAGACATTGAACAGGCTGTTGGCGATGCCATAGGTGCCGATGCAGCAGAACAGCACGATCGCCGGGAACAGCAGGCGATAGGGGATCTTCAGCATCGAGACCCAGAGGCCGATCAGCGGCAGGTTGATCACCAGCAGCATCAGATTGCCGACCCACATCGAGGCGATGACGCCCCAGACCAGTTTGGGCTGTTCGGTCATGATCTGCGGGCCGGGCTGGATACCTTGCATCATCAGGGCGCCGATCATCAGCGCCATCAGCGCATTGGCGGGAATGCCGAGCGTCAGCAAAGGGATGAAGCTCGTCTGCGCGCCGGCGTTGTTGGCGGCCTCGGGCCCGGCGACGCCCTCGATGGCGCCCTTGCCGAAGCGGGAGGGATCCTTGGCGAGCTTCTTCTCCAGCGCATAGGAGGAGAAGGGCGGCAACGCCGCGCCACCGCCCGGCAATACGCCCAGCACCGAGCCCAGCAGCGTGCCGCGAACCATCGCCGGAAAAGCAGCCCGCAGATCGGCCCGGCTCGGGATCAGATCGCGGATCGACTGGCTGACGACGCGCCGCTCCGCCGGCCGTTCCAGATTGGCGATGATCTCGCCGAGGCCGAACAGCCCCATCGCCACGGGCACGAAATCGATTCCATCAGACAATTCGGCGACGCCGAAGGTCATGCGCGCAGCGCCCGACGAGACATCGATGCCGATGAGGCCGAGCAGGAGGCCGAGCAGCACCATCGCCAGCGACTTTGCGACCGAGCCATGCGCCAGCACGACGGCGGCGATCAGCCCGAGCACGAGCAGGCTGAAATACTCGACCGCGGTGAATTTCAGCGCCAGCACCGAGAGCGGAACGCTCAGCACCGCGATGATGACGGTCGCCACCGTGCCGGCGAAGAAAGAGGCGATCGCGGCGATCGCGAGCGCCGTTCCGGCCTTGCCCTGCTTGGCCATCTCGTGGCCATCGATGCAGGTCACCACGGAGGAGGTTTCGCCCGGCACATTGACGAGGATGGCGGTGGTCGAGCCGCCATATTGCGCGCCGTAGAAGATGCCGGCCAGCATGATCATGGAGCCGGCCGGGGTCAGCCCGAATGTGAAGGGCAGCAGCAACGCGATCGTCGGGATCGGCCCGATGCCAGGCAGCACGCCGATCGCCGTTCCGATCACCACCCCGATCAGGCACAGGCCGAGATTGTTGAGCTCGAGCGCCGTCTGGAGCCCCATCAGCAGATTGTCGAAGAGTTCCATCGATCGGTGAGCCTTCAGCGCGGCCAGAGCGGAACCGGCAGGGCCAGAACCTTGATGAAGAGGATGGCCGCCGCGCAGGAGAGCAGCAGCGCGAAGGGAACCGTCTCGCGAAGGCGTCCTTCGCGGGTAGCGAAACCGGCGAGGATCACGGTGACGACCGAGGCGATGGCGAGCCCCAGCCGCTCCGCCGTCAGCGCGAAGACGCCGACGGCGCCAAGCACGGCGAGCAGCGGGCGGATCTGCACGGGCACGATCGCCGGGCCTGCCCGTCTCGCACCGCGAGCGCAGAAGAACAGGCCGAAGCCGAGCAGCCCGAACGAGACGACGCGCGGCAT
Coding sequences:
- a CDS encoding tripartite tricarboxylate transporter TctB family protein, whose product is MTRSRIAWQDLLFGLFLVAVAAAALIATRHLVVGNAADMGPGYMPRVVSFGLLGFGLFFCARGARRAGPAIVPVQIRPLLAVLGAVGVFALTAERLGLAIASVVTVILAGFATREGRLRETVPFALLLSCAAAILFIKVLALPVPLWPR
- a CDS encoding tripartite tricarboxylate transporter permease, whose product is MELFDNLLMGLQTALELNNLGLCLIGVVIGTAIGVLPGIGPIPTIALLLPFTFGLTPAGSMIMLAGIFYGAQYGGSTTAILVNVPGETSSVVTCIDGHEMAKQGKAGTALAIAAIASFFAGTVATVIIAVLSVPLSVLALKFTAVEYFSLLVLGLIAAVVLAHGSVAKSLAMVLLGLLLGLIGIDVSSGAARMTFGVAELSDGIDFVPVAMGLFGLGEIIANLERPAERRVVSQSIRDLIPSRADLRAAFPAMVRGTLLGSVLGVLPGGGAALPPFSSYALEKKLAKDPSRFGKGAIEGVAGPEAANNAGAQTSFIPLLTLGIPANALMALMIGALMMQGIQPGPQIMTEQPKLVWGVIASMWVGNLMLLVINLPLIGLWVSMLKIPYRLLFPAIVLFCCIGTYGIANSLFNVWLMLACAGIGYFFIKVGVEPAPLLLGLVLGPQLEENFRRAMLLSEGDFSVFLSRPISAVLLTVVAVLLLALLSPTILRTRKEALAE